The sequence CCGAGGAAGGCGCACGCGAGGCGGATCGAGGCGAACGGGAGGAGCGCGAACGACGCGCCGGGATCGCGCGACCAGTCCCAGTAGCAGAGCTCGTCCTTCGAGAGCGAGAGGGACGTCGCGAGGTGCAGGCGCGACGCGAAGTCGAGAGCGAGGAGGAGCGCGCAGGAGAGCCACGCGAGCGCCGGGAAGCTCGCGGATCGCATGATAGACTGGGCGCCATGGCGAACGGGCGTCACGAAGCGGCCATCGTATCACGCGATCTGGCGAAGACCTACGGAACCCTCGAAGCGGTGCGCGGCGTCTCGTTCGAGGTCGCGCCCGGGGAAGTCGTGGGCTTCCTGGGGCCGAACGGCGCGGGCAAGACGACGACCGTACGGATGATCTCGTGCTTCCTGCCGCCGAGCTCCGGATCCGCCCATGTCTTCGGTGTGGACGTGCGCGAGCGGCCGCGGGACGTGAAGCGGATGCTCGGCATCTGCCCCCAGGAGGACAACCTCGATCCGGATTTCGACGTGCTGAAGAACCTGCTCGTCTACGGGCGCTACTTCGGACTCGGCGGCCGCGAGCTCCGGGAGCGCGCGGAGCGGGTCCTCGACCTGGTCCAGCTCCTGGATCGGAAGAAGAGCGCCGTCGCCGAGCTCTCCGGCGGGATGAAGCGGCGGCTCGTCCTCGCGCGCGCGCTCCTCAACGAGCCGCGCGTCCTCATCCTGGACGAGCCCACCACGGGGCTCGATCCGCAGGCGCGCCACGCGATCTGGACGCGGGTGCGGGCGCTCCGGGCGACGGGCGTGACGGTGCTCCTCACGACGCACTACATGGAGGAGGCGGCGCAGCTCTGCGACCGCGTGATCGTCATCGACAACGGCGCCATTCTGCTCGAAGGAACGCCGGCCGGGCTCGTCGAGCGCGAGGTGGGCCGCACGGTCGTCGAGGCGTGGAACTTCACGGACGAGTTCGCCGCATTTCTCCGCGGGCTGCCGGGACGCGTCGAGGTCGTGGGAGACCGCCTCTACTTCTATCCGCGCGAGTCGGACCACATCGAGCGGCTCCTCGAGGAGCGGTTCGAGCATCAGGAGCGCCT is a genomic window of Candidatus Eisenbacteria bacterium containing:
- a CDS encoding ABC transporter ATP-binding protein, whose amino-acid sequence is MANGRHEAAIVSRDLAKTYGTLEAVRGVSFEVAPGEVVGFLGPNGAGKTTTVRMISCFLPPSSGSAHVFGVDVRERPRDVKRMLGICPQEDNLDPDFDVLKNLLVYGRYFGLGGRELRERAERVLDLVQLLDRKKSAVAELSGGMKRRLVLARALLNEPRVLILDEPTTGLDPQARHAIWTRVRALRATGVTVLLTTHYMEEAAQLCDRVIVIDNGAILLEGTPAGLVEREVGRTVVEAWNFTDEFAAFLRGLPGRVEVVGDRLYFYPRESDHIERLLEERFEHQERLIRRATLEDVFLKLTGRALRD